CTGTATCTCCATTGGTTAATTCCCCGATTTTGTCTACAATCGCAAAGTTCTCATTCATTACCTGTTCGCCCTTGTAAAGCTTGCCGCCTTTGGTATCCCAATCCCCGGGATACATGGCGTCCAGGATCGCAAAACTGGTATTTAAGTCGGACTTTGCCTTCTCGATTGCTTCCTGCTTAATTATTTTGGTTATCAAGTCAATTTCCCGATAGCCAGTGTAGGCAAACGCTGGGATTAACACCAGCAGCAAAAGGCCAATCAGTTTCGCCCTCACTGGCAGAGAATAAAAAAAGTACATCCCTTTTAAACCTTTCATTCTTGTACCTCCAATATTTATGCCAAAAACAGGTTGTTAAAGTATTTCGACGTTTTTTGACATTTTCCTTCAATCCACAATCAGATACACCCCGTTGGACAAACGAGCCATTTCCCCTTTCAATGCGAGATGTTTCCCGCATGCTTTGGAAATCACTCGAGCAACCCCATTCCCCGGTAATCATGCAGGCTCATGACACCGTCCACCGGCAACCCGTTTGCTTCTTCGAAGGATTTGAGCGCCTTTTCCGTGGACAACCCGAATCGACCGTCAGGAATGCCTTTATAGAAACCTGCGCTCCGCAACCTGCTCTGAATCAGCAAAACATCCGATCCACTATCCCCTGCGGCAAGCCTTCTGGGCTCCAGTTGCGGCTCCCTGAGAGGGTGGCCGAGTATGGTCACCGGAGTTCCGGGCTCGACCCATTCATACAACTCCTCTACATGCCGGTTCAGCATGCGAACGCATCCATGGCTTGCATCGTGCCCGATGGATCCGGGTTTGTTTGTGCCGTGGATCCCGTAGATCCCCCAGGGAACGTTGAGTCCGATCCAACGGGTGCCAAATCCGGACCCCCAATTTTTGTATTTGTTTAGAACCATCCATTCCCCTGCCGGTGTTGGAGTTTCCGGCTTGCCCAGAGCGATCGGGAATTGCTTGTACACAACGCCGTCAATGAGAACTGTTAACCGGTTCCGTAAGGGATCAATCTGAAGGGAGATCTCCCCGGTTGGAACAGGTGCATTGGGAGAAGCTTCAGTAAGTGCACAATAAAACATAAGAAAACAGGCCAAAAACAATGGAAAAATCTTGCTCATTCTTGTCGTTTTCATATTTTCACCCATGCATTTTGTGGTCAATCGGGAGTATCCCCAAGTTATGACAACCCCACTCCTTTGACTGCATGACACATCGGTTTTTGGTGATAGTAAACCTGTAGAAACCGCCAAGGAGCAGTGGATATGAAGCAACTTTCAAGATCTTGGCTGCTGGCTGCTTTGTGTTTGGTTACGGTTTGGGGGATTCTCCCCGCCGGGAAGGGGTTTGCGTCGGAAGTGGGGACTCCGTCCAAGATTGTCATCACAGTGAAAGCCTCCCCTTCTTCCCAACATGCATCCCAGTTGGAAGTCAAGGAACGCCGATTTCTGAAATCATTTGCCGGAAGCCGCGTGGAACCTACGACAACCGTGCCAGAATTGCCCTATGCCTATCTCACACTGGTAAAGGGAAGGCGGCAAGTTCAATGCGTGGTGGACTATTCGTTTGCTGTCTATCCAGAAAACGGCAACAGCAAATTTGTCCTGTCGCCGGAAGCCAAAACCATGCTGAATCAATACATTCAAACTTTGAGGGAACAGCATTTCGGGCAGCCCATTCCATGGACCCAGGCAAAAGAGCTTCTTCCACGTAAAGGAAATGCGCAAGTGGTGGATCTGGAAACCGGCAAGTCCTTTATGGTTCAGAGGCGGGCCGGAAGCCGGCATGCGGATGTTCAGCCCCTGACGGAGCAGGACAGCCACGTCATGAAAGAGATCTATAACGGCAAGTGGAGTTGGCGGCGGAGAGCCATCCTTGTAAAAACGGACGACAAAACAATTGCCGCCTCCATGAACGGGATGCCTCACGGTGCAGGTGCCATATACGGAAACGATTTCCCCGGACACTTTTGCATTCATTTTGAAGCAAGCACCACCCATGGCAAGCGGACGCCCGACCCCGCTCATTATCTGATGGTACGCAAGGCGTCAGGTCTGTTGACGGGAGACATTGTGCAGTACTCGCCTCAACAACTGATTCAATTTTTCAGTACCGCCTTGCACGAACAGGATTGGGAGACAGCACGAATGGCATTGGATCTTTCCAATTCGGAAGCGGTTCAACTGTTTCTTGAGCAAGCAAAGGGAATCGAAGCGATCAGTTTATGGATGCATGCAGGAAAAAAGGGAGAAGTGCCAAAAGTCAACGGTCCGCTTTGGGTTGAATTGCCTGTAAAAGTATCCATGGTAACCGATAAAGGGAAGGTAAGAAAAGACGCAACAATCCTGATCAGGAGGAATTCCTTGATCTCCCGCTGGAAAATAGACGCTGTTTCCCTTCTTGAACTGTTTGGCGAGGATAAGCAAACAAAACAAAAACAGGCCCTCCCCACTCGCGAGACCCCCCCTTCCAAATGGGTGTAACAAGAATCAGCAACAAATGAATAAATAAATAAGATGGGGGGGGAAGTATGAAACTTGCTATTGTTGGAGGAATAGACCTGAATTGATCAAAATGGCCCTGATTACAATTTGCGGGTTGGTTCGGGATCCCATGCAGAAGAAACCCTTTATAAAGTGATTTTGTCGCTTCACCCAAGAACGAAAAGAAAACTACTGCAATATAATTTGTTTGAAATCCTTCAACATCCAAAAATCATCCCCTGAAACGCTTTCCTGTAGGTCCAATGTTCTTGCCGGATTCGAAACCGACAAAATTTTTAAAAACCATTGACGACGTGCTGCGTTTCCCAAAAAGTTGGACCCCCACCCCTATGGAACAACCGGTGCAAGCGAAAAAATCATCAATATCCTTGTTCAGAAGAAGTCGGGAGGTTGATTCGGCATGTCCCGTTTGGAACGTCTGGCTTCCCGTTCGACACGGTTGCTGGCGGAAGGTTTCCTGCCTTTGCCGGAGCACGCAACAGTCACAATCATTCTCTGCAGCACCCGGTCCGATTGGACGGCTTTTTGTCTGGACGCCCTGGAAAAATGTACGAGGGAGCGCCTCCAGGTTCAGGTCATTCCCGTCCATTCCTATGAGCCGCAATTTGCAGGGATTGACCGGTTCAATTTGGCGCTCTCGCAAGTGGATACAAAATATTTCGTTCTATTGGACGACGGCGTCATCGTCACCCCAGACTGGTTAACACGATTGCTCTGGGCTTTTTACGATGATCCACGGATCGGGATCGTGGCCCCTTCCACAAATAGCGAGTACAACTCCCCTTTTTGCTCCACTTTGGACGAATTGTTTGCTTTATCGGAAGCAATCGCAAAACAAAACAGCGGAAGTTGGGAAACCGTGCAAAATCTTCAGGGAAGATGCATAGTCTGTCGGACCTCTTTATTGAACGAGGTCGGGGGACTCGATTATACTCTGAAAGGCCATGCAGCCCGCATTCTGGATTGGATTTTGCGGGTTCAAACAAAAGGACACTTGCTTGCCCTGGCTAAAGACAGCTATGTATATGAACTGCAGA
The DNA window shown above is from Effusibacillus lacus and carries:
- a CDS encoding glycosyltransferase, with the translated sequence MSRLERLASRSTRLLAEGFLPLPEHATVTIILCSTRSDWTAFCLDALEKCTRERLQVQVIPVHSYEPQFAGIDRFNLALSQVDTKYFVLLDDGVIVTPDWLTRLLWAFYDDPRIGIVAPSTNSEYNSPFCSTLDELFALSEAIAKQNSGSWETVQNLQGRCIVCRTSLLNEVGGLDYTLKGHAARILDWILRVQTKGHLLALAKDSYVYELQTVYTDPEEKKEQRMQFQTSHSPFVPLTPEALAPPLVSVVVVSLHPSSHFLHDALTNVARQIYPNIEVLLIRQGSPPHRPRSAHTPAAGIWMDGEIPIKKALESIWRLAKGLYIAYLETGYEFETDHISRLVDSIHKNRALVGAVYPDDDKEIPLSFVMHRNPASVPIDFDIRISQENNVILLMNRAPSLEIVKIFEKTVKRRVKS
- a CDS encoding L,D-transpeptidase family protein, which encodes MKTTRMSKIFPLFLACFLMFYCALTEASPNAPVPTGEISLQIDPLRNRLTVLIDGVVYKQFPIALGKPETPTPAGEWMVLNKYKNWGSGFGTRWIGLNVPWGIYGIHGTNKPGSIGHDASHGCVRMLNRHVEELYEWVEPGTPVTILGHPLREPQLEPRRLAAGDSGSDVLLIQSRLRSAGFYKGIPDGRFGLSTEKALKSFEEANGLPVDGVMSLHDYRGMGLLE